Proteins encoded together in one Nostoc sp. PCC 7524 window:
- a CDS encoding TlyA family RNA methyltransferase produces the protein MVKQRLDTLLVELNLCNSRALAQRLIQAGEVMVNEQVIDKPGTEVDVAAQIKVKERSRFVSRGGDKLAKALELFAIPVAGRVCLDGGISTGGFTDCLLQAGAKLVYGIDVGYGQTDWGLRNNPQVVLRERTNLRQLQPGDLYGEDDLIPDLAVVDVSFISLTKILPAVWRLTQPPREAVLLVKPQFEVGKSRVGKKGVVRDPHDQADAIFQVLRVANELGWQYKGLTWSPITGPAGNIEYLLWLGTEGEETPPPDLSAILQMTQSAGVDLQ, from the coding sequence TTGGTTAAGCAGCGACTCGATACTTTATTAGTAGAGTTAAATTTATGTAATTCCCGTGCTTTAGCACAGAGGCTAATTCAGGCGGGGGAAGTGATGGTGAATGAACAGGTAATTGATAAGCCTGGGACAGAGGTTGATGTTGCTGCTCAAATTAAAGTTAAAGAGCGATCGCGCTTTGTTTCCCGTGGTGGTGATAAACTCGCTAAGGCATTAGAACTATTCGCTATTCCCGTAGCTGGTCGGGTTTGCTTGGATGGGGGGATTTCTACAGGCGGCTTTACTGACTGTTTACTCCAAGCTGGGGCAAAATTAGTTTACGGAATTGATGTTGGTTACGGACAAACTGATTGGGGTTTACGCAATAATCCCCAGGTGGTGTTGCGGGAACGTACCAATTTACGACAACTACAACCTGGGGATTTATATGGTGAAGATGACCTGATTCCTGATTTGGCGGTGGTGGATGTTTCGTTTATTTCCTTAACCAAGATTTTGCCTGCTGTGTGGCGATTGACTCAACCGCCGCGTGAAGCTGTTTTGCTGGTGAAGCCTCAGTTTGAAGTCGGGAAATCTCGTGTGGGTAAAAAAGGCGTGGTGCGCGATCCCCATGATCAAGCTGATGCGATTTTCCAGGTGTTGCGAGTCGCTAATGAACTAGGTTGGCAATACAAAGGCTTAACTTGGTCGCCGATTACTGGCCCGGCGGGAAATATTGAATACCTGTTGTGGTTGGGAACAGAAGGTGAGGAAACACCACCGCCGGATTTAAGTGCGATTCTACAAATGACGCAATCTGCTGGTGTTGATTTGCAGTGA
- a CDS encoding GTP-binding protein, with amino-acid sequence MRNLQETHLNRARASLRQALSWYGYLRKSGQLSSNPELAALVKPELEALTSTLSKLDSNVIRIAAFGLVSRGKSAVLNALLGNKILQTGPLNGVTQWPRSVRWQAGGKVIVELIDTPGLDEIQGESRAQMAKDVARQADLILFVVSGDITRTEYQALLELRQSQKPLILVFNKIDLYPDTDRATIYQNLQQLGAANPQAKPLLPDEIVMVAAEPAPMEVRVEWPDGSVSYEWETPLPQVDELKQTILNILNREGRSLLALNALIQARDAEAAIAQKTIDIREQEAEDIIWQFTKYKALAVGLNPVAVLDILGGTVADLALIRALARLYGLPMTSYEAGKILKTILLSSGGLLLGELGSSFLLGLGKSTAALNSGDNPINITAFTGSAIAQAGIAGYGAYSVGKAAQVYLEKGCTWGQLGADTVIQEILSQVDKNTILYRLQQELTMKSGN; translated from the coding sequence GTGCGTAATTTGCAAGAAACTCACCTCAACCGCGCCCGTGCTAGTCTCAGACAAGCACTGTCTTGGTATGGATATCTTCGTAAATCAGGACAGCTATCATCCAACCCAGAATTAGCAGCTTTAGTCAAACCAGAATTAGAAGCTTTAACCTCTACCCTCAGCAAACTCGACTCGAACGTGATTAGAATTGCTGCCTTCGGTTTAGTGAGTCGTGGTAAATCGGCGGTATTAAATGCTTTGTTAGGCAACAAGATCTTACAAACTGGCCCCCTCAACGGTGTCACTCAATGGCCGCGTTCGGTGCGCTGGCAAGCAGGGGGCAAAGTCATAGTAGAGTTAATTGATACCCCCGGACTCGATGAAATTCAAGGGGAGTCACGCGCACAAATGGCCAAAGATGTAGCGCGTCAAGCTGATTTAATTTTGTTTGTGGTATCCGGAGATATTACCCGCACTGAGTATCAGGCGCTTTTAGAATTACGGCAATCACAAAAACCCTTGATTTTGGTGTTTAACAAAATTGACTTGTACCCAGATACAGACAGGGCAACTATTTATCAAAATTTACAACAATTAGGTGCAGCTAATCCCCAAGCCAAGCCTTTGTTACCTGATGAAATTGTGATGGTGGCAGCAGAACCAGCACCAATGGAAGTCCGGGTTGAGTGGCCTGATGGTAGTGTAAGTTATGAATGGGAAACGCCCCTGCCCCAGGTAGACGAACTGAAGCAAACTATTTTAAATATTCTGAATCGGGAAGGCCGATCGCTCCTAGCTTTAAATGCACTAATTCAAGCACGAGATGCCGAAGCCGCGATCGCCCAAAAAACTATCGACATCCGCGAACAAGAAGCAGAAGATATCATCTGGCAATTTACTAAATATAAAGCCCTAGCCGTCGGGTTAAATCCTGTGGCTGTGTTAGATATTCTCGGCGGAACGGTGGCTGATTTAGCTTTAATTCGGGCTTTAGCTAGATTGTATGGTTTACCCATGACAAGCTATGAAGCTGGGAAAATTTTAAAAACAATTTTATTAAGTTCCGGCGGTTTATTATTAGGAGAATTAGGGAGTAGTTTCCTATTAGGATTAGGTAAAAGTACAGCTGCCTTAAACAGTGGTGATAACCCCATCAACATTACTGCTTTTACTGGTAGTGCGATCGCTCAAGCCGGAATCGCTGGTTATGGTGCATATTCTGTAGGCAAAGCCGCCCAAGTCTATCTAGAAAAAGGCTGCACTTGGGGACAATTGGGTGCTGATACTGTCATTCAAGAAATTCTCTCTCAAGTTGACAAAAATACAATTCTGTATCGCCTACAACAAGAATTAACCATGAAATCTGGAAATTAA
- a CDS encoding prolyl oligopeptidase family serine peptidase, which translates to MRCEFIVISPQCPPGESWSVQILSNRLDEAITQYPIDPNRIYLTGLSMGGYGTWHLAAAPQRFAAIAPVCGGGNPLQSENLKTLAVWAFHRARDHVVPLSASEKMVAALKACGGNVRFTVYPEAVYTPKSTLTLP; encoded by the coding sequence TTGAGATGTGAGTTTATTGTTATCTCACCACAATGTCCACCGGGTGAATCTTGGTCAGTACAAATTTTAAGTAATCGTTTAGATGAGGCAATTACTCAATATCCTATTGATCCAAATCGTATTTACCTAACTGGTTTAAGCATGGGTGGTTACGGCACATGGCATTTAGCAGCAGCACCCCAACGCTTTGCAGCGATCGCACCGGTTTGTGGTGGCGGTAATCCCCTTCAATCTGAAAACTTGAAAACCCTTGCTGTATGGGCATTTCACCGTGCGCGAGATCATGTTGTGCCTTTAAGTGCCTCTGAGAAAATGGTTGCCGCCCTCAAAGCCTGTGGTGGAAACGTCAGATTTACCGTTTACCCAGAAGCCGTTTATACTCCTAAATCAACTCTAACTCTACCGTAA
- a CDS encoding Calvin cycle protein CP12 — protein MTATFNVGSNSANSNHNETTTLEKAILAAIAEARLTCEQTGENSPNCAVAWDIVEELQAEKSHQQQALKYRTSLEEYCELHPEALECLIYDV, from the coding sequence ATGACAGCAACTTTTAACGTAGGCTCAAATTCTGCTAACTCCAACCACAATGAAACTACAACCTTAGAAAAAGCAATTTTAGCAGCGATCGCCGAAGCCCGTCTCACCTGTGAGCAAACCGGCGAAAACTCCCCTAATTGCGCTGTAGCCTGGGATATTGTGGAAGAATTACAAGCCGAAAAATCCCATCAACAACAAGCCCTCAAATACAGAACCTCTCTAGAGGAATACTGCGAATTACACCCAGAAGCATTAGAGTGTCTAATTTATGATGTGTAG
- the apcB gene encoding allophycocyanin subunit beta encodes MRDAVTTLIKNYDVTGRYFDRSAIDSLKSYFESGTARVQAAAAINSNAAALVKQAGAKLFEELPELIRPGGNAYTTRRYAACLRDMDYYLRYATYALVAGNTNVLDERVLQGLRETYNSLSVPIAPTVRGVQILKDLVKEQVANAGVADTAFVDEPFDHITRELSEQDV; translated from the coding sequence ATGCGTGACGCAGTAACAACCTTAATTAAGAATTATGACGTGACTGGTCGTTATTTTGACCGGAGTGCGATCGATAGCTTGAAATCTTATTTTGAGAGTGGCACAGCTCGCGTGCAAGCTGCGGCTGCAATTAACTCGAATGCGGCTGCACTGGTTAAGCAAGCTGGTGCTAAGTTGTTTGAAGAACTGCCAGAATTGATTCGTCCTGGTGGTAACGCTTATACAACTCGTCGTTACGCAGCTTGTTTGCGAGATATGGACTACTACCTGCGCTACGCTACATACGCGCTGGTTGCTGGTAATACTAACGTTTTAGATGAGCGTGTGCTGCAAGGATTACGGGAAACTTACAATTCTCTGAGTGTACCTATTGCGCCTACAGTTCGCGGTGTGCAAATTCTCAAGGATTTGGTGAAAGAACAAGTAGCAAATGCGGGTGTCGCCGATACTGCTTTTGTAGATGAGCCATTTGACCACATTACTCGTGAGTTAAGCGAACAGGATGTCTAA
- a CDS encoding metal ABC transporter substrate-binding protein — MAAITHSKARYFGKALLGVLLGLSIYGCTQANSSRTNSVADGKPQVVATNTIIADLADEVGGEEIQLTGILEPGADPHVYEPVPADSRLMEEADLILYNGYNLEPGLIKLMNAAGGKARKLAVGEIVKPLQLDEGKGEVVPDPHVWGSAENAIAMVNAIRDALIELSPSDKATFTQNAAQLTQELQQLHTWINQQIQTIPPQKRQLVTTHDAFQYYGQTYGLAIAGTLIGISTEEQPSAQTVQRLVESIKKIGVPAIFAETTINPALIKTVAQEAGVQLASNELYSDSIGAKDSDGDSYIKMMESNTRTIVEALGGKYIPFQPKK; from the coding sequence ATGGCAGCAATCACTCACTCAAAAGCCAGATATTTCGGTAAAGCCTTATTAGGGGTACTGTTAGGACTTTCGATATATGGATGTACTCAAGCCAACTCTAGCCGTACTAACTCTGTTGCAGATGGTAAGCCGCAAGTCGTAGCAACCAACACCATCATTGCTGATTTAGCTGATGAAGTTGGGGGTGAGGAAATTCAACTAACTGGGATTCTCGAACCTGGTGCTGATCCTCATGTATATGAACCAGTTCCAGCAGATAGCAGGTTGATGGAAGAAGCAGACTTGATTTTGTATAACGGCTACAACTTAGAACCAGGACTGATTAAGTTAATGAATGCGGCTGGCGGGAAGGCGCGGAAGTTGGCTGTGGGGGAAATTGTCAAACCCTTACAGTTGGATGAAGGAAAAGGTGAGGTTGTCCCAGATCCGCACGTTTGGGGTAGTGCAGAAAATGCGATCGCAATGGTAAACGCCATTCGGGATGCGTTAATTGAGTTATCGCCGTCAGATAAAGCAACGTTTACCCAAAATGCAGCCCAACTGACACAAGAGTTACAGCAGTTGCATACTTGGATTAACCAACAAATCCAAACGATTCCCCCCCAGAAGCGCCAACTGGTGACAACTCACGACGCTTTTCAATATTATGGACAAACTTACGGGCTAGCGATCGCCGGCACACTAATTGGAATTAGCACCGAAGAACAACCAAGCGCCCAAACAGTACAGCGATTAGTAGAGTCAATTAAAAAAATCGGTGTCCCTGCAATTTTTGCCGAAACTACTATTAACCCAGCTTTAATTAAAACCGTTGCTCAAGAAGCAGGTGTACAATTGGCATCCAATGAACTTTATTCTGATTCAATTGGCGCGAAAGACAGTGATGGTGATTCCTACATCAAAATGATGGAGTCAAATACCCGCACTATTGTAGAGGCATTGGGTGGTAAATATATCCCTTTTCAACCCAAGAAGTAA